From a region of the Streptomyces sp. NBC_01454 genome:
- a CDS encoding NTP transferase domain-containing protein, whose product MNDHITDYDAIVLAGGAARRLGGADKPALSVGGRPLLDRVLAACPDAARTVVVGPSRPTVRPVVRALEDPPGGGPLAALEAGLRHTTAAVVLVLSADLPFLTTATVHRLLATATADGPGPGGGDAPCDGAMLRDASGRDQPLVAAYRAGPLRRELARLRAGHGTLAGLPLRALGAELLLVRVPDARSTASFDCDTWEDISAARARIREHGTVLDEWITAVKAELGIELDVDTAALLDLARDAAHGVARPAAPLTTFLIGYAAGRQGREVQELSDRAAALAHRWAAEAEESEEPEGAARPGGAAGGDEAKPAE is encoded by the coding sequence GTGAACGACCACATCACCGACTACGACGCCATCGTGCTGGCCGGAGGTGCGGCCCGGCGGCTCGGCGGGGCGGACAAACCCGCGCTGTCCGTCGGCGGCCGCCCTCTCCTGGACCGGGTGCTCGCCGCCTGCCCCGATGCGGCGCGCACCGTCGTCGTCGGCCCCAGCCGCCCGACCGTCCGGCCCGTCGTCCGTGCCCTGGAGGACCCGCCCGGGGGCGGCCCGCTCGCCGCGCTGGAAGCCGGGCTGCGGCACACCACCGCCGCGGTGGTGCTGGTTCTCTCCGCCGACCTCCCGTTCCTGACCACCGCGACCGTGCACCGCCTCCTGGCGACGGCGACGGCCGACGGCCCCGGACCGGGCGGGGGTGACGCGCCGTGCGACGGGGCGATGCTCCGGGACGCCTCGGGCCGGGACCAGCCGCTCGTGGCCGCCTACCGGGCCGGTCCACTGCGCCGCGAGCTGGCGCGGCTGCGGGCCGGGCACGGCACCCTGGCCGGACTGCCGCTGCGCGCCCTGGGGGCCGAGTTGCTGCTCGTACGGGTCCCGGACGCCCGGTCCACGGCCTCCTTCGACTGCGACACCTGGGAAGACATCAGCGCGGCACGTGCCCGTATCAGGGAGCATGGCACCGTGCTGGACGAATGGATCACCGCAGTCAAGGCCGAACTGGGCATCGAGCTCGATGTCGACACGGCAGCGCTTCTCGACCTCGCGCGGGACGCGGCGCACGGCGTCGCCCGCCCGGCCGCCCCGCTGACGACCTTTCTGATCGGTTATGCCGCGGGCCGGCAGGGCCGGGAGGTGCAGGAGCTGTCCGACCGGGCCGCCGCGCTGGCCCACCGCTGGGCGGCGGAGGCCGAGGAGTCCGAGGAGCCCGAGGGCGCCGCCCGGCCGGGCGGCGCCGCCGGCGGCGACGAAGCGAAGCCCGCGGAATGA
- a CDS encoding molybdopterin molybdotransferase MoeA, with amino-acid sequence MTDGQPDGTVGGAAGAAPDEGCSGSGDPFDDALALVNGPGQPRKRPGAEAATVRVPYTARGTTADDGGDIPGTPDAPGTPDVPSTPDVPSTPDVPYAPDDPFAPGDPFASHDPDPTGNRPRPTDPTPAAAVPWHTARDIARRAVTEPPAPRTSALGAALGRTLAAPLTALTDLPSFDTSAMDGWAVAGPGPWRLDHPAEAPEAVPPTGILAGHASTDVLLDGHAIAIATGARVPSGATAVLRSEHGQVRAPSGGGRRLYAPRPVPPGQDIRPRGQECRRGDQLLPAGALVTPAVLGLAAAAGYDELTAHPRPRAEVFVLGDELLDRGLPEEGRIRDALGPMLAPWLHALGVETAAARPLADDAGTLYDALAASTADVVITTGGTASGPVDHVHPTLRRLGAEVLVDGVAVRPGHPMLLARLAPGRHLVGLPGNPLAAVSGLCTLAEPLLSALAARRPAPPYRVPLAAAVHGHPHDTRLVPVAYRDDERYGLMAAPLHFHGPAMLRGIAAADALAVVPPGGARRGDELELLELPWPAGWSAGWTPDADAPTDWNASGER; translated from the coding sequence ATGACCGACGGGCAGCCGGACGGCACGGTGGGAGGGGCGGCGGGCGCCGCCCCGGACGAGGGGTGCTCCGGCAGCGGCGACCCGTTCGACGATGCGCTCGCGCTGGTCAACGGCCCGGGGCAGCCGCGCAAACGCCCCGGCGCCGAGGCCGCGACCGTCCGGGTGCCGTATACCGCCCGCGGAACCACAGCCGACGACGGCGGTGACATCCCCGGCACCCCCGACGCCCCCGGCACCCCCGACGTCCCCAGCACCCCCGACGTCCCCAGCACCCCCGACGTCCCCTACGCGCCCGACGACCCGTTCGCCCCAGGTGATCCCTTCGCCTCCCACGACCCCGACCCCACCGGCAACCGCCCCCGCCCCACAGACCCCACCCCTGCCGCCGCCGTCCCCTGGCACACCGCCCGGGACATCGCCCGGCGGGCCGTGACCGAGCCGCCCGCGCCGCGCACCTCGGCGCTCGGCGCGGCGCTCGGCCGTACGCTCGCCGCCCCCCTCACCGCACTGACCGACCTGCCGTCGTTCGACACCTCGGCGATGGACGGCTGGGCGGTCGCCGGCCCCGGCCCCTGGCGCCTCGACCACCCCGCCGAGGCCCCCGAAGCCGTCCCCCCGACCGGCATCCTCGCCGGTCACGCGTCCACCGACGTGCTCCTCGACGGCCATGCGATCGCGATCGCCACCGGCGCACGCGTCCCGTCCGGCGCCACCGCCGTCCTGCGCAGCGAACACGGTCAGGTCCGTGCGCCCAGCGGCGGCGGGCGGCGGCTGTACGCACCGCGGCCGGTGCCGCCCGGCCAGGACATCCGCCCGCGCGGCCAGGAGTGCCGTCGCGGCGACCAGCTGCTGCCGGCCGGCGCCCTGGTAACCCCCGCCGTCCTCGGCCTGGCCGCGGCGGCCGGCTACGACGAGCTGACCGCCCATCCCCGGCCGCGTGCCGAAGTCTTCGTCCTGGGCGACGAGTTGCTGGACCGCGGACTGCCCGAGGAGGGCCGGATCCGTGATGCGCTCGGCCCGATGCTCGCCCCCTGGCTGCATGCGCTGGGCGTCGAGACGGCCGCGGCGCGCCCGCTCGCCGATGACGCCGGCACCTTGTACGACGCTCTCGCGGCATCCACCGCGGACGTGGTGATCACCACCGGCGGCACCGCGTCGGGCCCCGTCGACCATGTGCACCCCACCCTGCGCCGGCTGGGCGCCGAGGTGCTGGTGGACGGGGTGGCGGTCCGTCCCGGGCACCCCATGCTGCTCGCCCGCCTGGCCCCGGGCCGGCACCTCGTCGGCCTGCCGGGCAACCCCCTCGCGGCGGTGTCCGGGCTGTGCACGCTCGCCGAGCCCCTGCTGTCCGCACTCGCCGCGCGCCGCCCCGCCCCGCCGTACCGTGTGCCGCTGGCCGCTGCCGTTCACGGGCATCCGCACGACACCCGGCTCGTTCCGGTGGCCTACCGCGACGACGAGCGGTACGGCCTGATGGCGGCGCCGCTGCATTTCCACGGCCCCGCCATGCTGCGCGGGATCGCCGCCGCCGACGCGCTGGCGGTCGTCCCGCCCGGCGGCGCGCGGCGCGGAGACGAGCTCGAACTCCTGGAACTTCCCTGGCCGGCGGGCTGGTCGGCGGGCTGGACACCCGATGCCGATGCGCCGACGGACTGGAACGCCTCGGGGGAGCGATAG
- a CDS encoding potassium channel family protein, whose protein sequence is MSDAQQPRRRPGRFPILRSLWSLSHAEAKDDTEAGRSIVLPAQGMTPPLQQVLRRLLMALAVLALTTLLVWLERDGYRDNAHDELTFLGAAYYATVTLSTTGYGDITPVSDGARLTNILLITPLRVLFLIILVGTTLEVLTARTRHQVRIHRWRSRMRDHTVVIGYGTKGRHTIETLIVQGVPKDQIVVVDPQQSAVDAASSDGFVAVHGDATRSDTLTRAELQRAARVVVATQRDDTAALVTLTARQLTRHATIVVAVREDENVPLLKQSGADLVITSSSSAGRLLGMSMASPNVGTVLEDLLTYGRGLDLDERPVTRSEAGRSPRELDDLVVAVVRGHRVLNYTDPQAATLELTDRVITIRQAVPSG, encoded by the coding sequence ATGAGCGACGCGCAGCAACCGCGCCGCAGGCCCGGCAGATTCCCGATCCTGCGCTCGCTCTGGTCGCTTTCCCACGCCGAGGCCAAGGACGACACGGAGGCCGGCCGCTCCATCGTGCTGCCCGCGCAGGGCATGACCCCGCCGCTCCAGCAGGTGCTGCGCCGGCTGCTCATGGCGCTGGCGGTGCTGGCGCTCACCACCCTGCTCGTCTGGCTCGAGCGCGACGGGTACCGCGACAACGCCCACGACGAACTCACCTTCCTCGGCGCGGCCTACTACGCGACGGTCACCCTCTCGACCACCGGCTACGGCGACATCACCCCGGTCAGCGACGGCGCGCGCCTGACCAACATCCTGCTCATCACGCCCCTGCGGGTACTGTTCCTGATCATTTTGGTCGGCACCACACTCGAAGTCCTCACCGCACGCACCCGCCACCAGGTGCGCATCCACCGCTGGAGATCCCGTATGCGAGATCACACCGTCGTCATCGGATACGGGACCAAGGGCCGCCACACCATCGAGACCCTGATCGTCCAGGGCGTCCCCAAAGACCAGATCGTCGTGGTCGATCCGCAGCAGTCCGCCGTGGACGCCGCCAGCAGCGACGGTTTCGTGGCGGTGCACGGAGACGCGACCCGCTCCGACACCCTGACCAGGGCCGAATTGCAGCGGGCCGCACGCGTGGTCGTGGCGACCCAGCGCGACGACACCGCCGCACTCGTCACCCTGACGGCGCGCCAGCTCACCCGGCACGCCACGATCGTGGTGGCGGTCCGGGAGGACGAGAACGTGCCGCTGCTCAAGCAGAGCGGCGCCGACCTCGTCATCACCAGTTCCAGCTCGGCGGGCCGGCTGCTGGGGATGTCGATGGCCAGCCCCAACGTGGGCACCGTCCTGGAGGACCTGCTGACGTACGGGCGCGGGCTCGACCTCGACGAACGGCCGGTGACCCGGAGCGAGGCGGGCCGCTCCCCCCGCGAGCTCGACGATCTGGTCGTGGCGGTCGTACGGGGCCACCGCGTCCTGAATTACACCGACCCGCAGGCCGCCACCCTGGAACTCACCGACCGCGTGATCACCATCCGGCAGGCGGTGCCGAGCGGCTGA